From a single Nothobranchius furzeri strain GRZ-AD chromosome 9, NfurGRZ-RIMD1, whole genome shotgun sequence genomic region:
- the htatip2 gene encoding oxidoreductase HTATIP2, with protein MKLLGTSLGKEAWILSVTALIIAAALVYFDDSAPSEYTSMAEDMKTLEDNFRLQNKSCFILGASGETGRLLLQELLERSIFSKITLIGRRQLTFEGKANDDLLQEVVDFEKLDDYADAFKGHDVGYCCLGTTRAKAGADGFVRVDHDYVLKSAELAKAGGCTHFHLESSRGADKNSNFLYLKVKGQVEAEIESLGFERFAIYRPGVLLVDRRESRPGEWLARKFFGAVSAVCSTSMSIPIQMVAKAMASNTLLQPEQKTEILENKDIISLGKVKGNK; from the exons ATGAAACTCCTCGGAACCTCCCTGGGAAAAGAGGCCTGGATTTTATCTGTCACTGCTCTTATTATTGCTGCCGCTTTAGTTTATTTTGACGATAGTGCTCCAAGTGAATATACAAG CATGGCTGAAGACATGAAGACCTTGGAGGACAACTTCAGGCTCCAGAACAAAAGCTGCTTTATTCTCGGTGCTTCTGGGGAAaccggcaggctgctgctccaagAGCTGCTGGAACGCAGCATCTTCTCCAAGATCACCCTCATTGGACGCAGGCAGCTGACCTTTGAAGGCAAAGCGAATGATGACCTG TTACAGGAGGTGGTTGACTTTGAAAAGCTTGATGATTACGCTGATGCCTTCAAAGGTCACGATGTGGGCTACTGCTGTCTGGGCACAACCAGAGCAAAAGCCGGAGCT GATGGATTTGTCCGGGTTGATCATGACTATGTTCTGAAATCTGCTGAGCTGGCCAAGGCTGGAGGCTGCACTCACTTCCATCTGGAGTCTTCTAGAGGAGCTGATAAAAACAGCAACTTCCTCTACCTTAAAGTCAAG GGACAAGTGGAGGCAGAGATTGAATCACTAGGCTTTGAAAGATTTGCCATTTACAGACCGGG AGTTTTGTTGGTGGACAGACGGGAGAGTCGACCCGGCGAGTGGTTAGCCAGGAAGTTCTTCGGCGCCGTCTCAGCCGTGTGCTCTACTTCCATGTCCATCCCAATCCAAATGGTGGCTAAAGCAATGGCGTCCAACACTCTGCTGCAGCCTGAGCAGAAGACTGAGATCCTGGAGAACAAAGACATTATCAGTTTGGGAAAAGTAAAGGGAAATAAATGA